AAAATATCAGTTTACCAAAACACAGTTTTTAGGGAAAAAAATTTTACTATTTATCAAGGTAATTTATTAAAGTTTCTTTTAAAAGGGAAGCTGATGGCAATTTTTATTAAATCCGATCTTAATGATGGTTTTATTACCATCGAATTTAACAAACAACGTATTGTTACTAGCTCCTATTCTTCTTGGGTCAATAATATTAAACCTCAAAACGTTATTAATTTAATTACTTTACCTTGGCGACGATTTTTAACATCTCAGGACTTTGCGATCGCATCTATCTGTTTATGTCCAGAATATCCCAATGATTTTGAGTTAGATTTCAATAAAGCTGTTCCGACTAAAAAAGATCCTAAAAAATGGAAACTGAGTATTATTGGTATTGCATATATTGGTGAGATAAAACCGTTAAATTAATTAACCCGAACTGATACCAAATCAATAAATGTTTGCCACAGATAGAGCATCGAGAATAAAAGAGTATCCACAGACAGAGGCAATACTACATCAATAACCAACCTTTTCTCAGAGTGAAAGCTAGTCTATAAACAAACAATCAATCTCAAGATAAAATATATTTGAGAGTAAAAATAATATCCTCAATCAAACAACTAAAATTTGGATAATATGTATGAGTATTCAAAATAAAGCAGAAGAACTAAAGCTTAAAGCAGAAGCTAGAAGTGAAGATATTGAAGCTACAATCAGAGAAAAGTTAGGAGATTTTTCTGACGATCGACAAGCAGTTGAACGCGGTCAAGAAAAGCAAGAAAAAGCAGATAAATTAAGCCAAGAAGCAGAAGAAAAACAATTAAATCATGGCTATACGCACTATCTACGTAAAGCTAGTTGACAAACAAATTAATAATCAAAAAATTAATACATAAACATATTAGTAGGCATTAATTTCATCGTGCCTACTAATTTCTCTTACAACTTAACCTACTGCAAATCTAGCAAGATTTATTCTTCTACCAAATGAAGAACATGACCGTCTAAATCTTTAATAGCTAAAGCTTTAGCAAAGCCTAATTCGTTAACAGACATTTCTACTATGCCAGGAGAAATAAAGCTACAGGGTGCGGTACGCAATTGCTGTGCCATAGTTTCCAGATTAGATACAGTAATAGTCGTCTGACAATGCCAAAGGTCATTAGCTTTACTATCTATCGGCATATCCTTACCGTTTGTAGGGGCAATATATTCTAATAATTCAAAGCCAATGCCTAAGGAAGGTTTCATACTATTAACTTGGACTCTTGCCCCAAAGATGCCGCTAATATGTTCATATTCAGTGCCATAGTTTTCCGCCTGTAACATCAATTCTAAGCCAAAAAGATCGCCATAAAGCGGAAAACTTGCTTGAGCATTTTTGACTACTATTGCACTATGATCGATACCCAGAAATAATTCATCTGTAGTTTGCAACCATTTATCATC
This DNA window, taken from Pleurocapsa sp. FMAR1, encodes the following:
- a CDS encoding VOC family protein — translated: MSNIKYVGMTVANLEKSIEFYSQVLSFRVTKDTEVWGEDWEKLQGVFGLRMRIVQMQLGDEIISLMEYLTSEGKPLPVDSGSNDRIFQHIAIVVKDMDRAYEHLRQYRVRHSSTSPQQLPEWNKKLGGVKAFYFKDPDGHNLELIEFPPDKADDKWLQTTDELFLGIDHSAIVVKNAQASFPLYGDLFGLELMLQAENYGTEYEHISGIFGARVQVNSMKPSLGIGFELLEYIAPTNGKDMPIDSKANDLWHCQTTITVSNLETMAQQLRTAPCSFISPGIVEMSVNELGFAKALAIKDLDGHVLHLVEE